The Halomicronema hongdechloris C2206 genome includes a window with the following:
- a CDS encoding DUF3727 domain-containing protein codes for MNEAYDEQVLLMDEDGRSLPCSIEQTFDVDGQRYLLLLPVDAPIEIFVWRQSDGDEVLMDVEEEDIDTLFPTARAVLAEQNLTLQHTAITLTAAGEIPEANDDDCLTLELDEWGTALDGATEDFQILATFFHQDEEYTICTPSDPLLICAHRNAWGQMEIVSPEEFQRIRTQLEDKLFDVLD; via the coding sequence GTGAACGAGGCCTACGACGAGCAAGTATTGCTGATGGACGAGGACGGTCGTTCGCTGCCCTGTTCCATTGAACAAACCTTTGACGTAGACGGGCAACGTTATTTACTGCTCTTACCAGTGGATGCTCCCATTGAAATCTTTGTCTGGCGACAGTCAGACGGGGATGAAGTGCTGATGGACGTGGAAGAAGAGGATATTGACACGCTATTTCCCACCGCCCGGGCCGTGCTGGCGGAGCAGAACCTAACCTTGCAGCATACTGCCATTACCCTAACGGCGGCTGGTGAGATTCCTGAAGCCAATGATGATGACTGTCTCACCCTGGAGTTAGATGAGTGGGGCACTGCCTTGGACGGGGCCACTGAAGACTTTCAAATTTTGGCCACGTTTTTCCACCAGGATGAGGAGTATACCATCTGCACCCCCAGCGATCCCCTCCTCATCTGCGCCCATCGCAATGCCTGGGGTCAGATGGAGATTGTTTCGCCTGAAGAGTTCCAGCGAATTCGAACCCAGTTAGAGGATAAACTGTTTGACGTGTTAGATTAA
- the ruvX gene encoding Holliday junction resolvase RuvX → MANPLGSAEVSALGLDVGKRRIGVAGCDRTGLIATGLTTVERTSFDRVVQELRSLVESRAVTVLVVGLPYTMGGEMGAQARRVQAFAQRLSAVLQLPVDYVDERLTSVEAEQLIRGDKRSPSRHKALIDRKAAAIILQQWLDQRRTEPSRSSGALPPV, encoded by the coding sequence ATGGCAAACCCTTTGGGCTCGGCTGAGGTCTCTGCGTTGGGGCTGGATGTGGGTAAGCGACGCATTGGTGTGGCTGGATGCGATCGCACCGGGTTAATTGCCACTGGCCTCACAACCGTAGAGCGCACCTCCTTCGATCGAGTCGTGCAGGAGTTGCGCTCCCTGGTAGAGTCGCGAGCGGTCACCGTATTAGTGGTAGGGTTGCCCTACACCATGGGAGGTGAGATGGGAGCTCAAGCTCGTCGGGTGCAAGCATTCGCCCAGCGACTATCGGCAGTGTTGCAACTACCCGTAGACTATGTGGATGAGCGCCTCACCTCCGTGGAGGCGGAACAGCTGATCCGGGGAGACAAGCGCTCGCCCTCTCGCCATAAGGCGTTGATTGACCGCAAGGCTGCTGCAATCATTTTGCAACAGTGGCTAGATCAACGACGTACCGAGCCTTCCCGGTCATCCGGGGCCTTGCCGCCAGTGTGA
- a CDS encoding GNAT family N-acetyltransferase, whose amino-acid sequence MAHSTFTDAALTIRPLQYRDLDELRQWTADVVDAGEMVASLETIQRLEQVRRWYGPLKVLSLFPNPWQHLFSAFVAERQGQLCGLIQVSPFNRTRSTWQVDRVVVNRSVVPTGAPTFFGDIGSRLLRYCFETIWEARTWIIETNVNSKAALALYRQNGFQPLAQVTYWSIGAEQLADLGGREPDLPNLLPVSNADAQLLYQLDTAAMPPLVRQVFDHQIQDFKTNVLQLLAAGLTNWWQRNEVLNAYVFEPQRKAAIGHFKLVIDRDGQHPHRADLTVHPAYTWLYPELMTQMARVLQPFPSQSLQVTSLDYQPEREEYLVRTQAVPQDHTLLMSRSVWHKMRETKPVTLEGLQLSDVLSGLQPAGKPVPGRMSWSEEWPLSLPSQVAPFRRQRDRWGRSSDHDASEPDASADGSRE is encoded by the coding sequence ATGGCCCATTCGACCTTTACAGACGCTGCGCTGACAATTCGTCCACTCCAGTATCGAGATTTAGATGAGCTGAGGCAGTGGACCGCGGATGTTGTTGACGCCGGAGAAATGGTGGCGTCTTTAGAGACGATTCAACGTCTGGAGCAGGTACGGCGGTGGTACGGACCGTTGAAGGTCTTAAGTCTTTTCCCTAATCCCTGGCAGCATCTGTTTTCCGCTTTTGTAGCAGAGCGTCAGGGTCAGTTATGCGGCCTGATCCAAGTGTCTCCGTTTAATCGGACTCGTAGTACTTGGCAAGTGGATCGGGTAGTCGTCAATCGCTCAGTTGTGCCTACTGGCGCCCCCACCTTCTTCGGAGATATCGGCTCACGGCTGCTGCGGTACTGCTTCGAGACAATTTGGGAGGCCCGTACCTGGATCATCGAAACGAATGTCAATAGTAAGGCGGCTCTGGCACTCTACCGTCAGAATGGATTTCAGCCTTTGGCTCAGGTGACGTATTGGTCCATCGGGGCCGAACAGCTAGCGGATTTGGGCGGCCGGGAACCGGACTTACCGAATTTGTTGCCGGTCAGCAATGCCGATGCCCAGCTTCTCTACCAGTTGGATACGGCAGCCATGCCCCCGTTGGTGAGGCAGGTATTTGACCATCAGATTCAAGATTTTAAGACGAATGTCTTGCAGTTGCTCGCAGCGGGGCTGACCAATTGGTGGCAACGCAATGAAGTCCTGAATGCCTATGTGTTTGAACCTCAGCGCAAGGCAGCAATTGGCCATTTTAAGCTGGTGATCGATCGGGATGGTCAGCATCCCCACCGGGCAGATTTGACAGTGCATCCGGCCTATACCTGGTTGTACCCTGAGTTGATGACACAAATGGCCCGGGTATTGCAGCCATTCCCGTCTCAGTCTCTACAGGTCACGTCCTTGGACTATCAGCCAGAGCGGGAGGAGTATCTAGTTAGAACCCAGGCAGTGCCTCAGGATCACACGCTGCTGATGTCCCGCTCAGTATGGCACAAGATGCGGGAAACCAAGCCGGTGACATTAGAAGGGTTACAGCTCTCTGATGTGCTATCTGGTCTACAACCAGCGGGTAAGCCGGTGCCGGGGCGGATGTCTTGGTCGGAGGAGTGGCCACTATCGTTACCGTCGCAGGTAGCGCCCTTCCGACGACAGCGAGATCGCTGGGGACGCTCGTCAGACCACGATGCCTCTGAGCCCGATGCTTCCGCCGATGGCTCTAGGGAGTAA
- a CDS encoding CYTH domain-containing protein: MVLSVEASIAAMAQEIERKFLVTGDGWRSQGQRVLYRQGYIPTTDARTVRIRVVGQQGYLTLKGPTAGVTRSEFEYPIPHDEAMAILDILCDPPLIEKWRTRIELEDLIWQIDEFLGANQGLILAEVELTQENQTLQYPSWLGPEVSHDPRYFNVNLARHPYTAWSDAAT; encoded by the coding sequence GTGGTCCTATCTGTAGAGGCGAGCATTGCTGCCATGGCCCAGGAAATTGAGCGCAAATTCTTAGTCACTGGGGATGGCTGGCGTTCGCAAGGGCAAAGAGTGCTCTACCGTCAGGGCTACATTCCTACCACAGATGCACGTACAGTAAGGATTCGGGTCGTTGGCCAACAAGGCTATTTAACCTTGAAGGGACCTACCGCCGGGGTAACTCGCAGCGAGTTTGAGTATCCTATCCCCCACGATGAGGCCATGGCGATACTCGATATCCTGTGTGATCCTCCCTTGATTGAGAAATGGCGTACTCGCATTGAGTTAGAGGATCTAATTTGGCAGATCGATGAGTTCCTAGGAGCAAATCAAGGCCTGATTCTAGCCGAAGTCGAGCTCACACAGGAAAACCAGACCTTACAATACCCAAGCTGGTTGGGGCCAGAAGTGTCCCACGATCCGCGTTATTTTAACGTCAATCTGGCCCGGCATCCCTACACCGCCTGGTCTGACGCAGCAACGTAA
- a CDS encoding phytanoyl-CoA dioxygenase family protein, with amino-acid sequence MSATRRETLFFRGLYIEVFLRLTKYLDKMRKNPRWFLMAIAGRFGWIRSIVRKMANQANLQQHLSQSDASNFNEVNAVDIADTLKEDGLRLGVTLPDHILQEILEFAYSTSCYGNLNPRLGFLYSEKDELNCETTLFTAQYFNTSLLCPAIKTLAEDPKLVEIAARYLDADPIFTGSRLWWNFVVEDANPYDSNKTITFFHYDLDDYACLRFFFYLTDVDENGGPHVCVRGSHTNKTLPQILWPVKRRKDEDIIACYGSENVISILGPRGFGFAEDTFCYHKATRPLSQDRLILQIQFAIHNYGLHHDLKDPSLLKNIKE; translated from the coding sequence ATGTCTGCAACTAGGAGAGAGACTCTTTTTTTCAGAGGGCTCTATATCGAAGTCTTCCTGAGACTCACTAAATATTTAGATAAAATGCGTAAAAATCCTAGATGGTTTTTAATGGCCATCGCCGGAAGATTTGGTTGGATTCGTTCTATCGTCAGGAAGATGGCCAATCAGGCAAATCTCCAACAGCATTTATCTCAATCTGACGCTTCAAATTTTAATGAGGTCAACGCAGTTGACATCGCAGACACCTTAAAAGAAGATGGATTGCGTCTTGGTGTGACTTTGCCAGATCATATTCTGCAAGAGATACTAGAATTCGCCTATTCCACTTCCTGTTATGGAAATTTGAATCCTCGGCTAGGATTTCTCTATTCCGAGAAAGATGAGCTTAACTGCGAGACTACGCTATTCACAGCGCAGTACTTTAACACGAGTTTGCTATGTCCAGCCATAAAGACATTGGCCGAAGATCCAAAACTAGTTGAAATTGCGGCTAGATATCTGGATGCCGATCCCATTTTCACTGGCAGCCGACTATGGTGGAATTTCGTTGTTGAAGATGCAAACCCTTACGATTCTAACAAGACGATCACCTTCTTTCACTATGATCTAGATGACTATGCCTGTCTCAGATTCTTCTTTTATCTGACCGATGTAGATGAGAATGGCGGTCCTCATGTCTGTGTTCGTGGCAGCCACACCAACAAAACTCTCCCTCAAATTCTCTGGCCGGTGAAACGTCGTAAGGATGAGGATATTATCGCCTGCTACGGATCCGAAAATGTGATTTCTATTCTGGGTCCTAGGGGGTTTGGATTCGCTGAAGATACCTTTTGCTACCATAAGGCAACCCGACCCTTAAGCCAAGACCGGCTGATATTGCAAATTCAATTTGCCATCCATAATTATGGATTACACCATGATCTCAAGGACCCGTCTCTCTTGAAAAACATAAAAGAATAG
- a CDS encoding DUF697 domain-containing protein, translating to MTSSSTGANDPGSAATEQALADLIADFDALQTDLHYQEAQAVLQQLVDRLELSPRERAGLEDDIASLTGLLTKLEQAVIHIAVFGLVGRGKSSLLNALLGQSVFATGPTHGITQQVESSRWQMHHELLSESPGQSLVRVSLPGIGQSRIELVDTPGLDEVAGEQREALAQRIARQVDLILFVVAGDITRVEYQALENLRQAGKPLLLVFNKIDHYPQLDRQAIYETLRDRRLQELIAPEDIVMAAAAPLVVEAVKRPDGQIITQTRRGAPQVDALKLKILEILHRDGKSLIALNTLLYADTVNQQLLQRKQQICDRIADDAIWTAVMTKAMAVAINPIMVADLLGGAAVDVALITTLSRLYGLPMTQTGALNLLRQMALGLGGLPASELLVTFGLSSLKGLLGLSTIATGGLSLPPYLSVALTQAAVAGVSTYGIGQVAKAYLVNGATWGPEGPKAVVSRILNSLDEQSILNRVKTELQTRLERE from the coding sequence ATGACATCCTCCTCTACTGGCGCCAACGATCCTGGGTCAGCAGCAACCGAACAAGCATTAGCTGACTTAATTGCTGACTTTGATGCCCTACAGACAGACCTCCACTATCAAGAGGCCCAGGCGGTGCTGCAGCAATTGGTCGACCGTCTAGAGCTCTCCCCCCGGGAACGGGCTGGCCTAGAGGATGATATTGCCAGCCTGACCGGCCTATTGACCAAGCTGGAGCAAGCAGTGATTCATATTGCTGTATTCGGGTTGGTAGGGCGAGGCAAATCCTCGTTGCTCAACGCCCTGCTGGGACAATCGGTGTTTGCCACGGGGCCAACTCATGGGATAACCCAGCAGGTCGAGAGTAGTCGCTGGCAGATGCACCACGAGCTGCTGAGCGAGAGCCCAGGGCAGTCTCTGGTCAGAGTCTCTCTGCCAGGGATAGGGCAGTCTCGGATCGAACTCGTGGATACCCCTGGTCTGGATGAGGTGGCTGGGGAACAGCGAGAGGCTCTGGCCCAACGTATTGCTCGCCAGGTGGATTTGATTCTGTTTGTGGTGGCTGGGGATATCACCCGGGTAGAGTATCAGGCCTTAGAAAACCTGCGGCAGGCAGGCAAGCCTCTACTGCTGGTGTTTAACAAGATCGATCACTATCCCCAGCTCGATCGACAAGCTATCTATGAGACGCTGCGAGATCGGCGGCTACAGGAGCTAATTGCTCCTGAGGACATTGTCATGGCAGCGGCAGCTCCACTGGTAGTGGAGGCGGTAAAGCGACCCGATGGCCAAATTATTACCCAGACTCGCCGAGGAGCTCCCCAAGTGGATGCCCTGAAGTTAAAGATTCTGGAGATTTTGCACCGTGACGGCAAATCCCTGATTGCCCTCAATACCCTGCTTTATGCTGATACCGTCAACCAACAGCTATTGCAGCGAAAGCAACAAATTTGCGATCGCATCGCCGACGATGCCATCTGGACTGCCGTCATGACCAAGGCCATGGCCGTGGCCATCAACCCGATCATGGTGGCCGACCTCCTAGGTGGGGCCGCAGTAGACGTGGCCTTGATTACTACCCTGTCCCGGCTCTACGGCTTACCCATGACTCAAACCGGCGCGCTGAATCTGCTGCGACAGATGGCTTTAGGGTTAGGCGGACTCCCTGCCAGCGAACTCTTGGTTACCTTTGGCCTCAGTTCCCTCAAAGGATTGCTAGGGCTCTCAACCATAGCCACCGGTGGCCTCTCCTTACCGCCCTATCTCTCCGTAGCCTTGACCCAAGCTGCCGTGGCAGGGGTCTCCACCTATGGCATTGGTCAAGTAGCCAAGGCCTATCTGGTCAATGGAGCCACTTGGGGGCCTGAGGGGCCAAAAGCTGTGGTTAGCCGCATTCTCAATTCCTTAGACGAGCAGTCCATCCTGAACCGCGTCAAGACTGAACTGCAGACTCGCCTGGAGCGAGAATAA
- a CDS encoding T3SS (YopN, CesT) and YbjN peptide-binding chaperone 1: protein MEFLNSAQQQCYDRITPWMHDLFGDAVLTFEDEPLFIVNFGSAVASTRVMPWDDAESLITTRAYVVTDVTITPELTYYLLRENNGIQFGRFALDAENDVVLEHSLVGSTCDRIELKYSVTTVIRIADDYDDEIVARWGGKRALDRWSS from the coding sequence ATGGAGTTTCTCAATTCAGCCCAACAGCAGTGTTACGACCGCATTACTCCCTGGATGCATGATTTGTTCGGGGATGCTGTCTTAACCTTCGAAGATGAGCCCCTATTTATCGTCAACTTTGGCTCGGCGGTAGCCTCTACCCGGGTCATGCCCTGGGATGATGCCGAATCCCTGATTACCACCCGTGCCTATGTGGTTACCGATGTCACCATCACCCCAGAGTTGACCTATTACCTGTTGCGGGAAAACAATGGTATTCAATTTGGTCGCTTTGCCCTAGATGCAGAGAATGATGTCGTTTTAGAGCATAGTCTGGTGGGGTCTACCTGCGATCGCATCGAACTGAAGTACTCTGTGACCACCGTGATTCGCATCGCCGACGACTACGACGACGAAATTGTGGCCCGATGGGGCGGCAAGCGCGCCCTCGATCGCTGGTCTTCCTAG
- a CDS encoding peptidoglycan recognition protein family protein yields MQRQPLWFSVLSLVTLAFVALVVGILPQPLQPVESLTGLPSLHQSAEAALVPAVSQEQATTDLTVPASHLLAQSAPNYTPREEIALADPSNYGERYLTDAYGRPIQHDFIIVIHETVGSARSAINLFQTPHPRDADQVSYHSLISRDGTVIYIVPPEKRAYGAGNSVFQGPNGSETVVTNPNFPPSVNNFAYHVSLETPADGRGNGRSHSGYTQAQYESLAWLLARTDIPDSRITTHRAVDRSGTRMDPRSFSAERFFSLLHRYPSRAGLAG; encoded by the coding sequence ATGCAGCGGCAACCCCTTTGGTTCAGCGTCCTCAGCCTGGTCACCCTCGCCTTCGTCGCCCTGGTAGTTGGCATTCTGCCCCAGCCGCTCCAACCTGTAGAGTCTCTAACGGGCCTACCCAGCCTCCATCAGTCCGCCGAGGCCGCATTAGTCCCAGCCGTCTCTCAGGAACAGGCAACGACTGACTTGACCGTACCCGCAAGTCACCTTCTGGCCCAGAGCGCCCCCAACTATACCCCCCGCGAAGAAATCGCCTTAGCCGATCCCAGCAACTATGGCGAGCGCTACCTCACCGATGCCTACGGTCGGCCCATCCAGCATGACTTCATCATAGTCATCCACGAAACAGTGGGCTCAGCCCGTAGCGCCATTAATCTCTTTCAAACTCCTCACCCTCGAGATGCCGACCAGGTCAGCTACCATAGCCTGATCAGTCGAGATGGCACGGTCATTTATATTGTTCCTCCAGAAAAGCGGGCCTATGGGGCGGGTAACTCCGTATTTCAGGGACCCAACGGTTCAGAGACGGTGGTAACCAATCCCAATTTCCCCCCCTCGGTCAATAACTTCGCCTACCACGTCTCCCTCGAAACCCCTGCCGATGGCCGTGGCAATGGTCGCAGCCACAGTGGTTACACCCAAGCCCAGTATGAATCGCTAGCCTGGTTGTTGGCCCGTACCGACATTCCCGATAGCCGCATCACCACCCACCGAGCTGTCGATCGCTCCGGCACCCGCATGGATCCCCGCAGCTTTAGTGCCGAGCGCTTCTTTAGCCTGTTGCACCGCTATCCCAGCCGAGCCGGATTGGCCGGCTGA